From Dasypus novemcinctus isolate mDasNov1 chromosome 8, mDasNov1.1.hap2, whole genome shotgun sequence, the proteins below share one genomic window:
- the LOC101418518 gene encoding bile acid-CoA:amino acid N-acyltransferase-like isoform X3, protein MLVLLTIHPDCHTVTMIQLTATPTSALVDEPVHIRATGLPPNQVVVFEASLIDEKGKLFQSRAYYRANEAGEVDLEHASALGGDYVGVHPMGLFWSLKPEKIPNRLMKRDVMNSPFKVQLKLYDSDFIIVNLPVTTPKASLTVERWFTSPGVTRIQVREGRLRGALFLPPGEGPFPGVIDLFGVIGGLVEFRASLLASRGFLSFALAYLDYEDLPSTPKAVDLEYFEEAVNFLLRQPKVLGPGIGIVSVCKGAEIALSMAIHLKQVTATVLINGTNFASSKPQVYHDKIIEPLPEVPQLLSINKYGFLEFYGLVGDPLAEVTMIVILKGKNHNEPQNPPCLQNRHKKNQGMMLVDFLKLKVSLLRYHIIENMFMTHGYFLVTGKIELDEEYIIF, encoded by the exons ATGTTG GTTTTACTGACGATTCATCCAGATTGCCACACTGTAACAATGATTCAGCTGACAGCTACCCCCACAAGTGCACTTGTTGATGAGCCAGTACATATCCGAGCTACAGGGCTGCCTCCTAATCAGGTGGTGGTTTTTGAGGCATCACTGATAGATGAAAAAGGGAAGCTATTTCAGTCTCGAGCATACTACAGGGCTAATGAAGCTGGTGAGGTGGATCTGGAGCATGCTTCTGCACTAGGAGGTGACTATGTGGGAGTCCACCCCATGGGTCTCTTCTGGTCCCTGAAACCAGAGAAGATACCAAATAGACTGATGAAAAGGGATGTGATGAATAGCCCCTTCAAGGTCCAATTGAAACTTTATGACTCAGATTTCATAATAGTAAATCTACCAGTGACTACTCCAAAGGCCAGCCTGACCGTGGAGAGGTGGTTCACATCACCTGGTGTCACACGGATTCAGGTTCGAGAAGGTCGCCTTCGGGGAGCTCTCTTTCTCCCGCCAG GAGAGGGACCTTTCCCAGGGGTAATTGATTTATTTGGTGTCATTGGTGGCTTGGTTGAATTCCGGGCCAGCCTCCTGGCCAGTCGTGGCTTTCTCTCCTTTGCCTTGGCTTACCTTGACTATGAAGACCTGCCTTCAACACCAAAAGCAGTAGATTTGGAGTACTTTGAGGAAGCTGTCAACTTTCTCCTGAGGCAGCCTAAG gtCCTTGGCCCAGGCATTGGGATAGTCTCCGTATGCAAAGGAGCAGAGATTGCACTCTCCATGGCTATTCACCTAAAACAAGTTACAGCCACTGTACTTATTAATGGGACCAACTTTGCTAGCAGTAAACCACAGGTGTATCATGATAAGATCATTGAGCCATTGCCGGAAGTTCCACAATTACTATCCATAAACAAGTATGGGTTCCTGGAATTCTACGGCTTGGTAGGGGACCCTCTAGCTGAG GTCACAATGATAGTGATTctcaagggaaaaaatcacaatgAACCACAGAACCCCCCGTGCTTACAAAACAGACATAAGAAGAATCAGGGGATGATGTTAGTTGATTTCCTAAAACTCAAAGTAAGTTTGCTTAGATATCACATAATTGAAAATATGTTTATGACTCATGGTTATTTCCTAGTTACTGGAAAAATAGAGCTGGATGAAGAATACATAATATTTTGA
- the LOC101418518 gene encoding bile acid-CoA:amino acid N-acyltransferase-like isoform X8, with translation MLVLLTIHPDCHTVTMIQLTATPTSALVDEPVHIRATGLPPNQVVVFEASLIDEKGKLFQSRAYYRANEAGEVDLEHASALGGDYVGVHPMGLFWSLKPEKIPNRLMKRDVMNSPFKVQLKLYDSDFIIVNLPVTTPKASLTVERWFTSPGVTRIQVREGRLRGALFLPPGEGPFPGVIDLFGVIGGLVEFRASLLASRGFLSFALAYLDYEDLPSTPKAVDLEYFEEAVNFLLRQPKVLGPGIGIVSVCKGAEIALSMAIHLKQVTATVLINGTNFASSKPQVYHDKIIEPLPEVPQLLSINNYWKNRAG, from the exons ATGTTG GTTTTACTGACGATTCATCCAGATTGCCACACTGTAACAATGATTCAGCTGACAGCTACCCCCACAAGTGCACTTGTTGATGAGCCAGTACATATCCGAGCTACAGGGCTGCCTCCTAATCAGGTGGTGGTTTTTGAGGCATCACTGATAGATGAAAAAGGGAAGCTATTTCAGTCTCGAGCATACTACAGGGCTAATGAAGCTGGTGAGGTGGATCTGGAGCATGCTTCTGCACTAGGAGGTGACTATGTGGGAGTCCACCCCATGGGTCTCTTCTGGTCCCTGAAACCAGAGAAGATACCAAATAGACTGATGAAAAGGGATGTGATGAATAGCCCCTTCAAGGTCCAATTGAAACTTTATGACTCAGATTTCATAATAGTAAATCTACCAGTGACTACTCCAAAGGCCAGCCTGACCGTGGAGAGGTGGTTCACATCACCTGGTGTCACACGGATTCAGGTTCGAGAAGGTCGCCTTCGGGGAGCTCTCTTTCTCCCGCCAG GAGAGGGACCTTTCCCAGGGGTAATTGATTTATTTGGTGTCATTGGTGGCTTGGTTGAATTCCGGGCCAGCCTCCTGGCCAGTCGTGGCTTTCTCTCCTTTGCCTTGGCTTACCTTGACTATGAAGACCTGCCTTCAACACCAAAAGCAGTAGATTTGGAGTACTTTGAGGAAGCTGTCAACTTTCTCCTGAGGCAGCCTAAG gtCCTTGGCCCAGGCATTGGGATAGTCTCCGTATGCAAAGGAGCAGAGATTGCACTCTCCATGGCTATTCACCTAAAACAAGTTACAGCCACTGTACTTATTAATGGGACCAACTTTGCTAGCAGTAAACCACAGGTGTATCATGATAAGATCATTGAGCCATTGCCGGAAGTTCCACAATTACTATCCATAAACAA TTACTGGAAAAATAGAGCTGGATGA
- the LOC101418518 gene encoding bile acid-CoA:amino acid N-acyltransferase-like isoform X4, with protein sequence MLVLLTIHPDCHTVTMIQLTATPTSALVDEPVHIRATGLPPNQVVVFEASLIDEKGKLFQSRAYYRANEAGEVDLEHASALGGDYVGVHPMGLFWSLKPEKIPNRLMKRDVMNSPFKVQLKLYDSDFIIVNLPVTTPKASLTVERWFTSPGVTRIQVREGRLRGALFLPPGEGPFPGVIDLFGVIGGLVEFRASLLASRGFLSFALAYLDYEDLPSTPKAVDLEYFEEAVNFLLRQPKVLGPGIGIVSVCKGAEIALSMAIHLKQVTATVLINGTNFASSKPQVYHDKIIEPLPEVPQLLSINKYGFLEFYGLVTMIVILKGKNHNEPQNPPCLQNRHKKNQGMMLVDFLKLKVSLLRYHIIENMFMTHGYFLVTGKIELDEEYIIF encoded by the exons ATGTTG GTTTTACTGACGATTCATCCAGATTGCCACACTGTAACAATGATTCAGCTGACAGCTACCCCCACAAGTGCACTTGTTGATGAGCCAGTACATATCCGAGCTACAGGGCTGCCTCCTAATCAGGTGGTGGTTTTTGAGGCATCACTGATAGATGAAAAAGGGAAGCTATTTCAGTCTCGAGCATACTACAGGGCTAATGAAGCTGGTGAGGTGGATCTGGAGCATGCTTCTGCACTAGGAGGTGACTATGTGGGAGTCCACCCCATGGGTCTCTTCTGGTCCCTGAAACCAGAGAAGATACCAAATAGACTGATGAAAAGGGATGTGATGAATAGCCCCTTCAAGGTCCAATTGAAACTTTATGACTCAGATTTCATAATAGTAAATCTACCAGTGACTACTCCAAAGGCCAGCCTGACCGTGGAGAGGTGGTTCACATCACCTGGTGTCACACGGATTCAGGTTCGAGAAGGTCGCCTTCGGGGAGCTCTCTTTCTCCCGCCAG GAGAGGGACCTTTCCCAGGGGTAATTGATTTATTTGGTGTCATTGGTGGCTTGGTTGAATTCCGGGCCAGCCTCCTGGCCAGTCGTGGCTTTCTCTCCTTTGCCTTGGCTTACCTTGACTATGAAGACCTGCCTTCAACACCAAAAGCAGTAGATTTGGAGTACTTTGAGGAAGCTGTCAACTTTCTCCTGAGGCAGCCTAAG gtCCTTGGCCCAGGCATTGGGATAGTCTCCGTATGCAAAGGAGCAGAGATTGCACTCTCCATGGCTATTCACCTAAAACAAGTTACAGCCACTGTACTTATTAATGGGACCAACTTTGCTAGCAGTAAACCACAGGTGTATCATGATAAGATCATTGAGCCATTGCCGGAAGTTCCACAATTACTATCCATAAACAAGTATGGGTTCCTGGAATTCTACGGCTTG GTCACAATGATAGTGATTctcaagggaaaaaatcacaatgAACCACAGAACCCCCCGTGCTTACAAAACAGACATAAGAAGAATCAGGGGATGATGTTAGTTGATTTCCTAAAACTCAAAGTAAGTTTGCTTAGATATCACATAATTGAAAATATGTTTATGACTCATGGTTATTTCCTAGTTACTGGAAAAATAGAGCTGGATGAAGAATACATAATATTTTGA
- the LOC101418518 gene encoding bile acid-CoA:amino acid N-acyltransferase-like isoform X5, protein MLVLLTIHPDCHTVTMIQLTATPTSALVDEPVHIRATGLPPNQVVVFEASLIDEKGKLFQSRAYYRANEAGEVDLEHASALGGDYVGVHPMGLFWSLKPEKIPNRLMKRDVMNSPFKVQLKLYDSDFIIVNLPVTTPKASLTVERWFTSPGVTRIQVREGRLRGALFLPPGEGPFPGVIDLFGVIGGLVEFRASLLASRGFLSFALAYLDYEDLPSTPKAVDLEYFEEAVNFLLRQPKVLGPGIGIVSVCKGAEIALSMAIHLKQVTATVLINGTNFASSKPQVYHDKIIEPLPEVPQLLSINKYGFLEFYGLVGDPLAEVTMIVILKGKNHNEPQNPPCLQNRHKKNQGMMLVDFLKLKGKPQTKYP, encoded by the exons ATGTTG GTTTTACTGACGATTCATCCAGATTGCCACACTGTAACAATGATTCAGCTGACAGCTACCCCCACAAGTGCACTTGTTGATGAGCCAGTACATATCCGAGCTACAGGGCTGCCTCCTAATCAGGTGGTGGTTTTTGAGGCATCACTGATAGATGAAAAAGGGAAGCTATTTCAGTCTCGAGCATACTACAGGGCTAATGAAGCTGGTGAGGTGGATCTGGAGCATGCTTCTGCACTAGGAGGTGACTATGTGGGAGTCCACCCCATGGGTCTCTTCTGGTCCCTGAAACCAGAGAAGATACCAAATAGACTGATGAAAAGGGATGTGATGAATAGCCCCTTCAAGGTCCAATTGAAACTTTATGACTCAGATTTCATAATAGTAAATCTACCAGTGACTACTCCAAAGGCCAGCCTGACCGTGGAGAGGTGGTTCACATCACCTGGTGTCACACGGATTCAGGTTCGAGAAGGTCGCCTTCGGGGAGCTCTCTTTCTCCCGCCAG GAGAGGGACCTTTCCCAGGGGTAATTGATTTATTTGGTGTCATTGGTGGCTTGGTTGAATTCCGGGCCAGCCTCCTGGCCAGTCGTGGCTTTCTCTCCTTTGCCTTGGCTTACCTTGACTATGAAGACCTGCCTTCAACACCAAAAGCAGTAGATTTGGAGTACTTTGAGGAAGCTGTCAACTTTCTCCTGAGGCAGCCTAAG gtCCTTGGCCCAGGCATTGGGATAGTCTCCGTATGCAAAGGAGCAGAGATTGCACTCTCCATGGCTATTCACCTAAAACAAGTTACAGCCACTGTACTTATTAATGGGACCAACTTTGCTAGCAGTAAACCACAGGTGTATCATGATAAGATCATTGAGCCATTGCCGGAAGTTCCACAATTACTATCCATAAACAAGTATGGGTTCCTGGAATTCTACGGCTTGGTAGGGGACCCTCTAGCTGAG GTCACAATGATAGTGATTctcaagggaaaaaatcacaatgAACCACAGAACCCCCCGTGCTTACAAAACAGACATAAGAAGAATCAGGGGATGATGTTAGTTGATTTCCTAAAACTCAAA GGCAAGCCACAGACGAAGTATCCCTGA
- the LOC101418518 gene encoding bile acid-CoA:amino acid N-acyltransferase-like isoform X6 — MLVLLTIHPDCHTVTMIQLTATPTSALVDEPVHIRATGLPPNQVVVFEASLIDEKGKLFQSRAYYRANEAGEVDLEHASALGGDYVGVHPMGLFWSLKPEKIPNRLMKRDVMNSPFKVQLKLYDSDFIIVNLPVTTPKASLTVERWFTSPGVTRIQVREGRLRGALFLPPGEGPFPGVIDLFGVIGGLVEFRASLLASRGFLSFALAYLDYEDLPSTPKAVDLEYFEEAVNFLLRQPKVLGPGIGIVSVCKGAEIALSMAIHLKQVTATVLINGTNFASSKPQVYHDKIIEPLPEVPQLLSINKYGFLEFYGLVTMIVILKGKNHNEPQNPPCLQNRHKKNQGMMLVDFLKLKGKPQTKYP; from the exons ATGTTG GTTTTACTGACGATTCATCCAGATTGCCACACTGTAACAATGATTCAGCTGACAGCTACCCCCACAAGTGCACTTGTTGATGAGCCAGTACATATCCGAGCTACAGGGCTGCCTCCTAATCAGGTGGTGGTTTTTGAGGCATCACTGATAGATGAAAAAGGGAAGCTATTTCAGTCTCGAGCATACTACAGGGCTAATGAAGCTGGTGAGGTGGATCTGGAGCATGCTTCTGCACTAGGAGGTGACTATGTGGGAGTCCACCCCATGGGTCTCTTCTGGTCCCTGAAACCAGAGAAGATACCAAATAGACTGATGAAAAGGGATGTGATGAATAGCCCCTTCAAGGTCCAATTGAAACTTTATGACTCAGATTTCATAATAGTAAATCTACCAGTGACTACTCCAAAGGCCAGCCTGACCGTGGAGAGGTGGTTCACATCACCTGGTGTCACACGGATTCAGGTTCGAGAAGGTCGCCTTCGGGGAGCTCTCTTTCTCCCGCCAG GAGAGGGACCTTTCCCAGGGGTAATTGATTTATTTGGTGTCATTGGTGGCTTGGTTGAATTCCGGGCCAGCCTCCTGGCCAGTCGTGGCTTTCTCTCCTTTGCCTTGGCTTACCTTGACTATGAAGACCTGCCTTCAACACCAAAAGCAGTAGATTTGGAGTACTTTGAGGAAGCTGTCAACTTTCTCCTGAGGCAGCCTAAG gtCCTTGGCCCAGGCATTGGGATAGTCTCCGTATGCAAAGGAGCAGAGATTGCACTCTCCATGGCTATTCACCTAAAACAAGTTACAGCCACTGTACTTATTAATGGGACCAACTTTGCTAGCAGTAAACCACAGGTGTATCATGATAAGATCATTGAGCCATTGCCGGAAGTTCCACAATTACTATCCATAAACAAGTATGGGTTCCTGGAATTCTACGGCTTG GTCACAATGATAGTGATTctcaagggaaaaaatcacaatgAACCACAGAACCCCCCGTGCTTACAAAACAGACATAAGAAGAATCAGGGGATGATGTTAGTTGATTTCCTAAAACTCAAA GGCAAGCCACAGACGAAGTATCCCTGA
- the LOC101418518 gene encoding bile acid-CoA:amino acid N-acyltransferase-like isoform X7, which yields MLVLLTIHPDCHTVTMIQLTATPTSALVDEPVHIRATGLPPNQVVVFEASLIDEKGKLFQSRAYYRANEAGEVDLEHASALGGDYVGVHPMGLFWSLKPEKIPNRLMKRDVMNSPFKVQLKLYDSDFIIVNLPVTTPKASLTVERWFTSPGVTRIQVREGRLRGALFLPPGEGPFPGVIDLFGVIGGLVEFRASLLASRGFLSFALAYLDYEDLPSTPKAVDLEYFEEAVNFLLRQPKVLGPGIGIVSVCKGAEIALSMAIHLKQVTATVLINGTNFASSKPQVYHDKIIEPLPEVPQLLSINKYGFLEFYGLLLEK from the exons ATGTTG GTTTTACTGACGATTCATCCAGATTGCCACACTGTAACAATGATTCAGCTGACAGCTACCCCCACAAGTGCACTTGTTGATGAGCCAGTACATATCCGAGCTACAGGGCTGCCTCCTAATCAGGTGGTGGTTTTTGAGGCATCACTGATAGATGAAAAAGGGAAGCTATTTCAGTCTCGAGCATACTACAGGGCTAATGAAGCTGGTGAGGTGGATCTGGAGCATGCTTCTGCACTAGGAGGTGACTATGTGGGAGTCCACCCCATGGGTCTCTTCTGGTCCCTGAAACCAGAGAAGATACCAAATAGACTGATGAAAAGGGATGTGATGAATAGCCCCTTCAAGGTCCAATTGAAACTTTATGACTCAGATTTCATAATAGTAAATCTACCAGTGACTACTCCAAAGGCCAGCCTGACCGTGGAGAGGTGGTTCACATCACCTGGTGTCACACGGATTCAGGTTCGAGAAGGTCGCCTTCGGGGAGCTCTCTTTCTCCCGCCAG GAGAGGGACCTTTCCCAGGGGTAATTGATTTATTTGGTGTCATTGGTGGCTTGGTTGAATTCCGGGCCAGCCTCCTGGCCAGTCGTGGCTTTCTCTCCTTTGCCTTGGCTTACCTTGACTATGAAGACCTGCCTTCAACACCAAAAGCAGTAGATTTGGAGTACTTTGAGGAAGCTGTCAACTTTCTCCTGAGGCAGCCTAAG gtCCTTGGCCCAGGCATTGGGATAGTCTCCGTATGCAAAGGAGCAGAGATTGCACTCTCCATGGCTATTCACCTAAAACAAGTTACAGCCACTGTACTTATTAATGGGACCAACTTTGCTAGCAGTAAACCACAGGTGTATCATGATAAGATCATTGAGCCATTGCCGGAAGTTCCACAATTACTATCCATAAACAAGTATGGGTTCCTGGAATTCTACGGCTTG TTACTGGAAAAATAG
- the LOC101418518 gene encoding bile acid-CoA:amino acid N-acyltransferase-like isoform X2: MIQLTATPTSALVDEPVHIRATGLPPNQVVVFEASLIDEKGKLFQSRAYYRANEAGEVDLEHASALGGDYVGVHPMGLFWSLKPEKIPNRLMKRDVMNSPFKVQLKLYDSDFIIVNLPVTTPKASLTVERWFTSPGVTRIQVREGRLRGALFLPPGEGPFPGVIDLFGVIGGLVEFRASLLASRGFLSFALAYLDYEDLPSTPKAVDLEYFEEAVNFLLRQPKVLGPGIGIVSVCKGAEIALSMAIHLKQVTATVLINGTNFASSKPQVYHDKIIEPLPEVPQLLSINKYGFLEFYGLVGDPLAEVNQPYLFPVEKAQGQLLFIVGEEDKSLNSKVYAKQATEQLRRNGKDNWTLLSYPGAGHLIEPPYAPLCSFSRLPNNPFFIHWGGEVVLHAAAQEHSWKEIQQFLRKHLISNVTSQL; encoded by the exons ATGATTCAGCTGACAGCTACCCCCACAAGTGCACTTGTTGATGAGCCAGTACATATCCGAGCTACAGGGCTGCCTCCTAATCAGGTGGTGGTTTTTGAGGCATCACTGATAGATGAAAAAGGGAAGCTATTTCAGTCTCGAGCATACTACAGGGCTAATGAAGCTGGTGAGGTGGATCTGGAGCATGCTTCTGCACTAGGAGGTGACTATGTGGGAGTCCACCCCATGGGTCTCTTCTGGTCCCTGAAACCAGAGAAGATACCAAATAGACTGATGAAAAGGGATGTGATGAATAGCCCCTTCAAGGTCCAATTGAAACTTTATGACTCAGATTTCATAATAGTAAATCTACCAGTGACTACTCCAAAGGCCAGCCTGACCGTGGAGAGGTGGTTCACATCACCTGGTGTCACACGGATTCAGGTTCGAGAAGGTCGCCTTCGGGGAGCTCTCTTTCTCCCGCCAG GAGAGGGACCTTTCCCAGGGGTAATTGATTTATTTGGTGTCATTGGTGGCTTGGTTGAATTCCGGGCCAGCCTCCTGGCCAGTCGTGGCTTTCTCTCCTTTGCCTTGGCTTACCTTGACTATGAAGACCTGCCTTCAACACCAAAAGCAGTAGATTTGGAGTACTTTGAGGAAGCTGTCAACTTTCTCCTGAGGCAGCCTAAG gtCCTTGGCCCAGGCATTGGGATAGTCTCCGTATGCAAAGGAGCAGAGATTGCACTCTCCATGGCTATTCACCTAAAACAAGTTACAGCCACTGTACTTATTAATGGGACCAACTTTGCTAGCAGTAAACCACAGGTGTATCATGATAAGATCATTGAGCCATTGCCGGAAGTTCCACAATTACTATCCATAAACAAGTATGGGTTCCTGGAATTCTACGGCTTGGTAGGGGACCCTCTAGCTGAGGTCAATCAGCCTTATCTCTTTCCTGTAGAAAAGGCCCAGGGACAATTACTCTTCATTGTGGGAGAAGAAGATAAGAGTCTGAATAGCAAAGTATATGCTAAGCAAGCCACAGAACAGCttaggagaaatggaaaggacaactgGACTCTACTCTCTTACCCTGGGGCAGGTCACCTCATAGAGCCCCCTTATGCCCCACTGTGCTCTTTCTCAAGGTTACCCAATAACCCCTTCTTCATACattgggggggagaggtggtCTTGCATGCAGCTGCACAGGAACATTCCTGGAAGGAGATCcagcagtttctcaggaagcacCTCATTTCAAATGTGACCAGCCAACTCTGA
- the LOC101418518 gene encoding bile acid-CoA:amino acid N-acyltransferase-like isoform X1 has protein sequence MLVLLTIHPDCHTVTMIQLTATPTSALVDEPVHIRATGLPPNQVVVFEASLIDEKGKLFQSRAYYRANEAGEVDLEHASALGGDYVGVHPMGLFWSLKPEKIPNRLMKRDVMNSPFKVQLKLYDSDFIIVNLPVTTPKASLTVERWFTSPGVTRIQVREGRLRGALFLPPGEGPFPGVIDLFGVIGGLVEFRASLLASRGFLSFALAYLDYEDLPSTPKAVDLEYFEEAVNFLLRQPKVLGPGIGIVSVCKGAEIALSMAIHLKQVTATVLINGTNFASSKPQVYHDKIIEPLPEVPQLLSINKYGFLEFYGLVGDPLAEVNQPYLFPVEKAQGQLLFIVGEEDKSLNSKVYAKQATEQLRRNGKDNWTLLSYPGAGHLIEPPYAPLCSFSRLPNNPFFIHWGGEVVLHAAAQEHSWKEIQQFLRKHLISNVTSQL, from the exons ATGTTG GTTTTACTGACGATTCATCCAGATTGCCACACTGTAACAATGATTCAGCTGACAGCTACCCCCACAAGTGCACTTGTTGATGAGCCAGTACATATCCGAGCTACAGGGCTGCCTCCTAATCAGGTGGTGGTTTTTGAGGCATCACTGATAGATGAAAAAGGGAAGCTATTTCAGTCTCGAGCATACTACAGGGCTAATGAAGCTGGTGAGGTGGATCTGGAGCATGCTTCTGCACTAGGAGGTGACTATGTGGGAGTCCACCCCATGGGTCTCTTCTGGTCCCTGAAACCAGAGAAGATACCAAATAGACTGATGAAAAGGGATGTGATGAATAGCCCCTTCAAGGTCCAATTGAAACTTTATGACTCAGATTTCATAATAGTAAATCTACCAGTGACTACTCCAAAGGCCAGCCTGACCGTGGAGAGGTGGTTCACATCACCTGGTGTCACACGGATTCAGGTTCGAGAAGGTCGCCTTCGGGGAGCTCTCTTTCTCCCGCCAG GAGAGGGACCTTTCCCAGGGGTAATTGATTTATTTGGTGTCATTGGTGGCTTGGTTGAATTCCGGGCCAGCCTCCTGGCCAGTCGTGGCTTTCTCTCCTTTGCCTTGGCTTACCTTGACTATGAAGACCTGCCTTCAACACCAAAAGCAGTAGATTTGGAGTACTTTGAGGAAGCTGTCAACTTTCTCCTGAGGCAGCCTAAG gtCCTTGGCCCAGGCATTGGGATAGTCTCCGTATGCAAAGGAGCAGAGATTGCACTCTCCATGGCTATTCACCTAAAACAAGTTACAGCCACTGTACTTATTAATGGGACCAACTTTGCTAGCAGTAAACCACAGGTGTATCATGATAAGATCATTGAGCCATTGCCGGAAGTTCCACAATTACTATCCATAAACAAGTATGGGTTCCTGGAATTCTACGGCTTGGTAGGGGACCCTCTAGCTGAGGTCAATCAGCCTTATCTCTTTCCTGTAGAAAAGGCCCAGGGACAATTACTCTTCATTGTGGGAGAAGAAGATAAGAGTCTGAATAGCAAAGTATATGCTAAGCAAGCCACAGAACAGCttaggagaaatggaaaggacaactgGACTCTACTCTCTTACCCTGGGGCAGGTCACCTCATAGAGCCCCCTTATGCCCCACTGTGCTCTTTCTCAAGGTTACCCAATAACCCCTTCTTCATACattgggggggagaggtggtCTTGCATGCAGCTGCACAGGAACATTCCTGGAAGGAGATCcagcagtttctcaggaagcacCTCATTTCAAATGTGACCAGCCAACTCTGA